From Candidatus Brocadiaceae bacterium, the proteins below share one genomic window:
- a CDS encoding acetate/propionate family kinase: MSRTRSEIIRYLKSGIPLFAGFTEDLLEKLLNSSRVASFEPNEAVVHYGAEATHFGVILAGMVTASVIAAGGTRLELGRLEAGSTFGELALMTGEKTLAELIAVTRCEVLLIPVSVFQSVIVSEPQAIQHISRTISERFKTLAADPEKSAAALRQGDDPYGFKLKGERPEHILVINCGSSSLKYTYYDTEDDSRRVRGQVERVGLDGTRHVHLGPEGEVARELPRSGFAEAMAAMVEALRGEPEVSVIVHRVVHGGERFTEATLITDDVITQLEALSPLAPLHNPVNITGIREMRRLFPSVPHVAVFDTSFHHTLPSYAYLYGLPYEFYEKHGVRRYGFHGMSHSYVCLRAAQFLGRRPNELKIASCHLGNGSSLCAVDHGRSVDTTMGFTPVEGLIMGTRCGDVDAGIVTFLERAAGLTVQQIDDLINRKSGLLGLSGISSDMREILKAAEAGEPRALVALKTYCYRVRKYIGAYVAAMGGLDAVVFTGGVGQGSAMVRALALQGLDCMGIRLDEQHNRDARGFDEVCHISTNDSKVAVLVVPTDEERMMAREALRALSRSYITCVLKARRQEPIMVEVSAHHVHLTREHAEALFGKGHQLTPHTELSQPGQFSCKEQVTLVGPKGRIERVRVLGPVRKNTQVEIAMTEQFKLGVLPPIRESGDIRDTPGCTLEGTAGSVKLEQGVICAWRHIHMTPDDALRFGLRDKSVVCVRVAGDRELEFGDVLVRVSPGFRLAMHLDTDEANAAGIRTGVQGFITGIQSQ, translated from the coding sequence ATGAGCAGAACCAGGTCAGAAATAATCCGATACCTCAAATCCGGCATCCCGTTGTTTGCCGGATTCACGGAGGATCTGTTGGAAAAACTCTTGAACAGCTCGCGTGTCGCGTCGTTCGAGCCGAACGAGGCCGTCGTGCACTACGGAGCGGAGGCCACGCACTTCGGCGTGATCCTGGCCGGTATGGTAACGGCGTCAGTGATTGCCGCCGGTGGCACGCGGCTGGAGTTGGGGCGACTCGAAGCGGGCAGCACGTTCGGCGAACTTGCATTGATGACGGGCGAGAAGACGCTTGCCGAACTCATCGCCGTGACACGGTGCGAAGTTTTGCTCATCCCGGTCTCTGTGTTTCAATCGGTCATTGTTTCCGAACCGCAGGCCATACAACATATTTCACGGACAATTTCCGAGCGGTTCAAGACGCTGGCTGCTGACCCGGAGAAATCAGCCGCGGCGCTCCGGCAAGGCGACGATCCCTACGGTTTCAAGCTCAAGGGCGAACGTCCGGAACACATTCTCGTGATCAACTGCGGTTCGTCGTCGCTGAAATATACTTACTACGACACCGAAGACGACTCCCGGCGCGTGCGCGGCCAGGTCGAGCGGGTCGGGCTGGACGGTACGCGCCATGTCCATCTCGGGCCAGAAGGAGAAGTAGCGCGCGAATTGCCCAGGTCAGGATTTGCCGAGGCGATGGCCGCCATGGTGGAGGCATTGCGTGGTGAACCTGAGGTCAGCGTCATCGTACATCGTGTAGTACACGGAGGCGAACGGTTCACTGAGGCGACACTCATCACGGACGATGTAATCACGCAGCTCGAAGCGCTGAGTCCTCTCGCACCACTGCACAATCCTGTCAATATCACCGGCATCCGGGAAATGCGCCGGTTGTTTCCTTCTGTGCCACACGTGGCAGTGTTCGATACCTCCTTTCACCACACGTTGCCTTCATATGCCTACCTCTACGGACTGCCATACGAGTTTTATGAGAAACACGGGGTGCGCCGTTACGGTTTTCACGGCATGTCGCACTCGTACGTCTGCCTCCGAGCGGCACAATTCCTTGGCCGAAGGCCAAATGAACTCAAAATTGCAAGCTGTCACCTTGGCAACGGTTCATCGTTGTGTGCTGTGGACCATGGACGCTCAGTGGATACCACGATGGGGTTCACGCCGGTTGAGGGACTGATTATGGGAACGCGCTGTGGCGACGTGGATGCAGGCATAGTAACCTTCCTCGAACGGGCAGCGGGCCTTACCGTCCAGCAGATCGATGACCTGATCAACAGAAAGAGCGGGCTGCTCGGGCTGTCCGGCATTTCCAGCGACATGCGCGAAATCCTCAAGGCCGCAGAGGCCGGCGAGCCGCGCGCATTGGTAGCGCTGAAGACCTACTGCTATCGCGTCCGCAAATACATTGGCGCGTACGTCGCCGCCATGGGCGGGCTGGATGCAGTGGTATTTACCGGAGGCGTCGGCCAGGGCAGCGCCATGGTGCGCGCTCTTGCCCTGCAGGGGCTGGACTGCATGGGCATCCGTCTCGATGAACAACACAACCGTGATGCGCGGGGATTCGATGAAGTGTGCCACATCTCGACGAACGACTCGAAGGTGGCGGTGCTGGTCGTACCGACCGATGAAGAACGGATGATGGCGCGCGAGGCGTTGCGGGCGCTGAGCCGTTCGTACATCACCTGCGTGCTCAAAGCGAGGCGGCAAGAACCGATCATGGTCGAGGTGTCGGCACATCACGTTCATCTCACCCGGGAACATGCCGAGGCGTTATTCGGCAAGGGACATCAACTCACACCTCACACCGAGCTTTCACAGCCCGGTCAGTTCTCCTGCAAAGAGCAAGTGACGCTCGTCGGACCAAAAGGCCGCATCGAACGGGTCCGTGTGCTTGGCCCTGTCCGCAAAAACACGCAGGTCGAAATCGCGATGACTGAGCAATTCAAGCTCGGCGTTCTTCCGCCAATTCGCGAGAGCGGCGACATCAGGGATACCCCTGGCTGCACACTCGAAGGCACGGCCGGCAGCGTGAAACTTGAGCAGGGCGTCATCTGTGCCTGGCGACACATCCACATGACACCGGACGACGCGCTCCGCTTCGGTTTACGCGACAAGTCGGTCGTGTGCGTGCGCGTGGCCGGCGACCGTGAGCTGGAGTTCGGCGACGTGCTGGTGAGAGTTTCGCCGGGTTTCCGGCTGGCGATGCACCTTGATACCGACGAAGCCAATGCCGCCGGTATCCGGACCGGCGTTCAGGGATTTATCACGGGAATCCAGAGCCAATAA